A stretch of candidate division KSB1 bacterium DNA encodes these proteins:
- a CDS encoding CHAT domain-containing protein: MSSVRRDIFSVLPLLWLLASPPPCALAGGQPLLPHQVTTHPADDLSPALSPDGKWVAFTSTRSGNQDVWVRPVHGGKAYQITTHQADDYCPAWSRNGDRLVFVSKRSDAAGDIWMVELRRTGKAILARGEPVRLTDYLGEDAFPSFSPDGTEVAFCSDRTGRTEIWVLRLKPRSLTRVTWQGGKEPNWSPDGTWLVYTAFDSLRRNGTIAVTPAHPDSRPELPKEVPITDGSWFDCQPAWSPTGHEVVFCRFPYDTNHDGRITPDDNPVIVRAAVSLPSSPSQLPSAPRELQVWLTSGTDFAFGPNWASGELVCYASDRSGNLDIWAVPADGLIPRHASAMGQLSYARDAFPLPASPLSALSAQQRTGLYERLLALRRVRDFFPAERSFVALATLEMARTYRALGDEAMARQALQELEAEFAEQEEARVLAAVENIDMDMAEGRIDSLAAMRALARLLEVHRSQPQLAVPIAMRLGGLQFAAAQYGEALTSYGWVLQQQGADREAAAESQLRIGDCLDALRREEEAERAYALLVDRYPEQETTAAQAMERLLRERQLAGDRLALLRRCREVSSAYRLRMPRVAAFAQLRAAELLLAAGDFEAAQIELAALQSDFPDQRTLVARSRLLLAKAYQDGGDWRKAVSVLQQAQAEFDTVAGGRWAEAARQALFRALMQSGEQLLQAAYFALAAARYRQALEVAPNDIEAHRGYIQAQYYGRAIDQATREYQARLVQHPDDPLLLYCLGLCLSFKATEQAELYGHQGRIDPELLARSNSLLDRALEADYRMVYAYLTKSYNYEMLETYDRLRRSRPQTLPRRVLEAISAPLVSVLRTVTMAKEEAQVGNYERAIDALTIALGLNDENENPKLEARLCRNLANNYYNLAEFGYQKAYEYYHLALRFDSTFASRRDEAVMMERMGHCALVVEDFERGPTYLRRAIDLYRDLGREELVLLNIKRLAMLYQMAEDYLSAAEYFEQAVAMETRRGNLGEVQRLHRNLAYNYWLLGEPTDAYTHAIRARDLLDSGKLKEAKGTSSRIQVGVLGWYVPIPFVDLSKMGAIGGSAAFGFTTVEERALVYTILGNILVETKRYEEAIRENVKKLALYRKRKDVRAEAAVLNNLGYLQLLKGDPLGAWQQCERSYDLCLKQKVVAGVVVNAINLGQLALLLSDPALCDAAATRLDRALSFTEGQSRVLVQRRAQLLNLLGALTLEHQAQRAAEADFQDSLRHTVEIFQRAGYAQTYFEEALNLSLRRRLPREEALSRMNLARCWAVLGEWEHAALHLLQARRLCQTRGYGDLLWQVNQGLAELADRLDERARTDLRLSPPRVYFAEALTELRAASEAGITRLVLPMERSRHRQLYEEYAFHLATIGDTLGALQAAEELRAQAFLDATSGEAIRLSSPTRTNLLNWVRTFREELTASELKVRQLSAVLQRNAPELIRWRAAQDSLRREYEQALARLRQEAPALEALVTVHSPSLAAVQHALEGDEVALAFLVGARHTLLWAVTPRRVAMFRIPTGAEGIRQLTEGFLKSSPDDSSRQMIARLFMPAAGLLRRARRAIIVPDGFLFRLPMQAAVLASLGQEAPAVTVCSSLSSYVLAANRRTVGGPVVFLADTLLQHPLQELGYEVVSLPRLPGKETQAREVSQVLLGSNIVHWRATWQWQETAPLHSALQLADGQGGFTLRLLDLFEVISNATVCVIDGGETAAYGSAAQLVDRLLALSGSAAGLLVGDETSPEARLTFYEAFYRQLLEKPPAEAFRAAVQAAIKKGMGNLSAQLVGYGGMSRVEASTYAERALAGKVRAGLQAEQDKDWGDAVRFYEEALAMATARQDSASIQRLRLLIVRASASGGLVRKTIQYQRLLAAEADRKGDPQLQVRRSRNLASLYAQAEDYAAAIAAMEHVREVASSSQEQLLPELHRELGIVHERAGHYQAALEQYEASRALYAAAGASEGQALNLSDMGRVALRYLEDYPLALQHLSAGLALLEAQGPSATLVEVLNNLGLAHEMMADYRAAVDAQRRAREQAERLKLPDKVALCEHYLANLAWKMGDYQEALQHNRRALQAFEKQGDLSLQALALATRGLIQLSIGNAPQALRDQHNALEIAIRTGELLDQATIRKNIGLVHVTLGEYEKALVEFTAAAHLDSTIGRQRGLSYDLRNMGALLLQKGQLTGADESLRAALTLSKEVGDRRNEAQCLYYIGAVRRAQRNREQAVLYLEQAAALARSLFVPEVEWRALHQLGLLQREARRLEESRASLLQAVQVVEQMRARIKVAEHQAGFINDKQEVYADLIDLLIEMGRDEEAFAIAERARSRGFLDMLGNRQLAFGARTSQELYDALTGVEAQMRNVQEEIARLRSVEPEQASAAQKERLQQLSAELTKLRSTYESQLIRLKESDPRLADMVTVDPWPPSRVQALLPPGVAVVEYFVGKDRLFIWLVTSATLKAWATPLGQEELYKEVGQVRQAISQLSTVRQRSARLWQALIAPAAPSLQGVSTLVIIPHGPLHYLPFACLVDPQGRYLIETFSLATAPSGTVLGMCMEGGSRFLSTPRQEFRVLALGNPTLPGQPRPLPMAAKEVESISRSFAKVDKFLGTSATETVVKAAQSPYDVYLFSCHGEYDSANPLFSSLLLAPDKENDGRLEAREVFSLRLESYLVAMSACETALSSIAGGDEIIGLTRSFVFAGASSLFASLWKVDDLATAVMVKRFVRYLAEGESRARALQRAQLLVMSEVNAHPAYWAAFQLIGDFR; the protein is encoded by the coding sequence ATGAGCTCAGTGCGGCGCGACATATTCTCCGTTCTGCCTCTGCTGTGGCTTCTGGCGAGCCCACCGCCGTGCGCTCTGGCGGGCGGGCAACCGCTGCTGCCTCATCAGGTGACCACGCACCCTGCAGACGATTTGAGTCCTGCCCTTTCTCCTGACGGCAAGTGGGTTGCGTTCACCTCCACGCGCAGCGGCAACCAGGATGTGTGGGTGCGGCCAGTCCATGGTGGCAAGGCGTACCAGATTACCACCCACCAGGCGGACGACTATTGCCCGGCCTGGAGTCGCAATGGTGACCGCCTGGTTTTTGTGTCCAAGCGTTCCGACGCGGCCGGCGACATCTGGATGGTGGAGCTTCGCCGCACAGGCAAGGCGATTCTTGCCAGGGGCGAACCAGTCAGACTGACCGACTATTTGGGCGAAGATGCCTTTCCCTCCTTTTCGCCCGACGGCACGGAGGTGGCCTTCTGTTCTGACCGCACCGGTCGGACGGAGATCTGGGTGCTGAGGCTAAAGCCGAGGTCCCTGACCCGGGTGACCTGGCAGGGCGGAAAAGAGCCCAATTGGTCGCCCGACGGGACATGGCTCGTCTACACCGCTTTCGATAGTCTTCGCCGCAACGGTACCATCGCCGTGACCCCCGCGCACCCGGACAGTCGGCCAGAGCTGCCCAAGGAAGTGCCTATCACCGATGGCTCGTGGTTCGATTGCCAGCCGGCTTGGTCGCCCACAGGCCACGAAGTTGTCTTCTGCCGCTTCCCCTACGACACGAATCACGACGGCAGAATAACGCCTGACGACAATCCGGTAATCGTCCGGGCGGCGGTGAGCCTGCCCTCGTCCCCTTCGCAGCTTCCTTCCGCTCCGCGCGAGCTGCAAGTGTGGCTCACCAGTGGTACGGATTTCGCCTTCGGCCCGAACTGGGCGAGCGGCGAATTGGTGTGCTACGCCTCCGATCGCAGCGGCAACCTGGACATCTGGGCAGTGCCTGCAGATGGGCTCATCCCTCGCCATGCATCGGCCATGGGGCAGCTGTCCTATGCGCGTGACGCTTTTCCCCTCCCCGCTTCGCCCCTTTCAGCCTTGTCCGCGCAGCAGAGGACGGGTCTTTACGAACGCCTGTTGGCCCTGCGGCGGGTGCGTGACTTTTTTCCGGCGGAACGGTCCTTCGTGGCCTTGGCCACCTTGGAGATGGCGCGCACCTACCGCGCACTTGGGGACGAAGCCATGGCACGTCAGGCGCTCCAGGAGCTGGAGGCGGAGTTCGCCGAGCAGGAGGAGGCGCGTGTTTTGGCGGCCGTGGAGAACATCGACATGGACATGGCCGAAGGGAGGATCGATTCCCTCGCTGCAATGCGCGCCTTGGCACGCCTTTTGGAAGTTCACCGATCTCAACCGCAGCTGGCGGTGCCCATTGCCATGCGCTTGGGCGGCCTGCAATTTGCCGCCGCTCAGTACGGGGAGGCGCTCACCTCCTACGGTTGGGTGCTGCAGCAGCAGGGCGCAGACCGCGAGGCGGCGGCCGAAAGCCAGCTGCGCATTGGCGACTGCCTTGACGCCCTTAGGCGCGAGGAGGAGGCAGAACGCGCCTACGCTCTGCTGGTGGACCGCTATCCTGAGCAGGAGACGACGGCGGCGCAGGCTATGGAGCGTCTGCTGCGGGAGAGGCAGCTCGCCGGCGACCGGCTGGCACTCTTGCGCCGCTGCCGTGAGGTGAGCAGCGCCTACCGCCTGCGCATGCCGCGCGTCGCGGCCTTTGCACAACTGCGCGCAGCAGAGCTTCTCCTGGCGGCCGGCGACTTCGAGGCGGCCCAGATTGAGCTGGCAGCCCTCCAGTCCGACTTTCCCGACCAGCGCACGCTGGTCGCCCGCAGCCGATTACTCCTTGCCAAGGCCTACCAGGACGGTGGCGACTGGCGCAAGGCAGTGAGCGTTCTTCAACAGGCACAGGCAGAATTCGACACGGTTGCCGGAGGTCGTTGGGCAGAAGCGGCACGGCAGGCACTCTTCCGCGCCCTCATGCAATCTGGCGAGCAGCTACTCCAGGCCGCCTACTTTGCGCTCGCCGCAGCCCGCTATCGCCAGGCGCTGGAAGTGGCACCTAACGACATCGAGGCCCACCGCGGCTACATCCAGGCGCAGTACTACGGCCGAGCGATTGACCAGGCCACCCGCGAATACCAGGCACGCCTGGTGCAACACCCCGATGACCCGCTGCTCCTGTACTGCCTGGGCCTGTGCCTGTCCTTCAAAGCCACCGAGCAAGCGGAGCTCTATGGCCACCAGGGCAGAATCGACCCTGAGCTCCTGGCTCGCTCCAATAGCCTCCTTGACAGGGCCCTGGAGGCCGACTATCGGATGGTCTACGCCTACCTGACCAAGAGCTACAACTACGAGATGTTAGAGACCTATGACCGCCTGCGTCGCAGCAGACCGCAGACCCTCCCGCGAAGGGTCCTTGAGGCGATCTCGGCGCCGCTTGTTTCGGTGCTCAGAACGGTCACCATGGCCAAGGAAGAGGCCCAGGTGGGCAATTACGAACGAGCCATCGATGCACTCACCATTGCCCTCGGCCTCAATGACGAAAATGAAAACCCAAAGTTGGAGGCCCGCCTCTGCCGCAACTTGGCGAACAACTACTACAACCTGGCCGAGTTCGGCTACCAAAAGGCCTACGAGTATTACCACCTCGCCCTGCGGTTTGATTCGACCTTCGCGAGCCGCCGGGATGAAGCAGTGATGATGGAAAGGATGGGCCACTGCGCGTTGGTGGTGGAGGACTTTGAACGGGGGCCCACCTACCTGCGCCGCGCCATCGACTTGTACCGCGACCTCGGCAGAGAGGAGCTGGTGCTGCTCAACATAAAGCGGCTGGCCATGCTCTATCAGATGGCAGAGGACTATCTCTCGGCTGCCGAGTACTTTGAACAAGCCGTCGCCATGGAGACGCGGCGCGGTAACCTCGGGGAGGTGCAGCGCCTCCATCGCAATCTCGCTTACAACTACTGGCTGTTGGGCGAGCCAACCGACGCCTACACGCATGCCATTCGCGCCCGTGACCTTCTGGACAGCGGCAAGCTCAAGGAGGCCAAGGGCACATCCTCGCGCATCCAGGTCGGCGTGCTGGGGTGGTACGTCCCCATTCCCTTTGTCGATCTGAGCAAAATGGGGGCAATTGGCGGCAGCGCAGCCTTCGGCTTCACTACCGTCGAGGAACGAGCTCTGGTCTACACGATCCTCGGCAACATCTTAGTGGAGACGAAACGCTACGAGGAAGCCATCCGCGAAAACGTGAAGAAGCTTGCCCTCTACCGCAAGCGGAAAGATGTCCGCGCTGAGGCAGCGGTGCTCAACAACCTCGGCTATCTACAACTGCTGAAGGGGGATCCACTGGGCGCTTGGCAGCAGTGCGAGCGCAGCTACGACCTTTGCCTGAAGCAGAAGGTGGTAGCCGGCGTGGTCGTCAACGCCATCAATCTTGGCCAACTGGCGCTGCTCCTTTCGGATCCTGCCCTATGCGATGCTGCTGCAACTCGTCTGGACCGCGCGTTGAGTTTCACGGAGGGGCAGTCGCGGGTTCTCGTGCAGCGGCGCGCCCAGCTCCTCAACCTCCTCGGCGCCCTCACCTTGGAGCACCAAGCCCAGCGCGCCGCGGAGGCCGATTTTCAGGATTCCCTGCGCCACACTGTGGAAATATTCCAACGCGCCGGCTATGCGCAGACGTACTTCGAAGAAGCGCTCAACCTCAGTCTGCGGCGGCGGCTGCCGCGCGAAGAGGCCCTTTCCAGGATGAATTTGGCGCGCTGTTGGGCCGTGCTCGGCGAATGGGAGCACGCCGCTCTTCATCTCTTGCAGGCGCGTCGCCTCTGCCAGACCAGGGGGTATGGCGACCTGCTCTGGCAGGTCAACCAGGGGCTCGCCGAGCTTGCTGACCGCCTCGATGAACGGGCCCGGACCGATTTAAGACTCAGCCCCCCACGCGTCTACTTTGCCGAGGCGCTCACCGAATTGCGCGCGGCGAGCGAGGCTGGCATCACCCGTCTGGTGCTCCCCATGGAACGCAGCCGCCACCGCCAACTGTACGAGGAGTATGCATTCCATCTGGCGACCATCGGCGATACGCTTGGCGCTCTCCAGGCTGCAGAGGAGCTGCGGGCCCAGGCTTTCTTGGATGCCACCTCAGGGGAGGCCATTCGCCTAAGCAGCCCCACGCGCACCAATCTGCTCAACTGGGTGCGTACCTTTCGGGAGGAGTTAACCGCCTCAGAGCTCAAGGTGCGGCAGCTGAGCGCCGTGCTGCAGCGGAACGCCCCCGAGCTCATCAGGTGGCGCGCAGCGCAAGACAGCCTCCGCCGCGAATACGAACAGGCATTGGCACGACTCCGCCAGGAAGCGCCTGCACTGGAAGCGCTGGTGACAGTCCACTCCCCCTCGTTGGCGGCCGTGCAGCATGCCCTGGAAGGCGACGAAGTGGCGTTGGCCTTCCTGGTGGGCGCCCGACACACGCTGCTCTGGGCAGTCACTCCCCGGCGTGTAGCCATGTTCCGCATTCCCACTGGCGCCGAAGGGATCCGCCAGCTCACCGAAGGCTTTCTCAAAAGCTCGCCAGACGACAGCTCGCGCCAAATGATAGCCAGGCTCTTCATGCCTGCGGCGGGCCTGCTCCGAAGAGCGCGCCGGGCCATCATCGTCCCGGATGGCTTTCTTTTCCGGTTGCCGATGCAGGCGGCAGTGCTGGCGTCGTTGGGCCAGGAGGCGCCAGCGGTCACTGTCTGCTCCAGCCTGAGCAGCTACGTGCTTGCCGCAAACCGCCGCACAGTCGGTGGCCCAGTCGTTTTCCTCGCCGACACGCTCCTGCAACACCCGCTGCAGGAGCTCGGCTACGAGGTCGTCTCCCTCCCCAGATTGCCGGGTAAGGAAACGCAGGCACGGGAGGTTTCCCAGGTCCTTCTGGGGAGCAACATCGTGCACTGGCGAGCCACCTGGCAGTGGCAAGAGACAGCCCCGCTGCACTCGGCTCTGCAACTCGCCGATGGGCAGGGGGGCTTTACGCTGCGTCTGCTGGATCTTTTCGAGGTCATCTCCAACGCGACCGTGTGCGTCATAGACGGAGGGGAGACGGCCGCGTACGGGTCGGCTGCGCAGTTGGTTGACCGCTTGCTGGCACTGAGTGGCAGCGCTGCAGGCTTGCTGGTGGGCGACGAAACATCACCCGAGGCACGTCTTACCTTCTACGAGGCATTCTACCGCCAGCTCCTGGAGAAACCTCCCGCCGAAGCCTTCCGTGCCGCGGTGCAGGCGGCTATAAAAAAGGGCATGGGCAATCTGTCCGCCCAACTGGTGGGTTACGGCGGCATGAGCAGGGTTGAGGCCAGCACCTATGCCGAACGCGCGCTGGCCGGCAAGGTACGAGCAGGGCTGCAGGCAGAGCAAGACAAGGACTGGGGCGACGCGGTACGGTTCTACGAGGAGGCTTTGGCCATGGCCACCGCGCGCCAGGACAGCGCGAGCATCCAGCGCCTCCGCCTGCTGATCGTGCGCGCCTCTGCCAGCGGCGGCCTTGTGCGCAAGACCATTCAGTACCAGCGCTTGCTGGCCGCCGAGGCCGACCGCAAGGGAGATCCGCAGCTCCAGGTGCGGCGCTCCCGCAATCTCGCTTCGCTCTACGCCCAGGCCGAGGACTATGCTGCGGCCATTGCGGCGATGGAGCACGTCAGAGAGGTTGCGAGCAGCTCTCAAGAACAGCTGTTACCTGAGCTGCACCGGGAGTTGGGGATCGTGCACGAGCGGGCCGGGCATTATCAGGCCGCCCTGGAGCAGTACGAGGCCTCGCGCGCCCTGTATGCCGCGGCGGGCGCCAGCGAAGGTCAAGCGCTGAATCTGAGCGACATGGGGCGCGTGGCCCTGCGCTACCTGGAAGACTACCCCCTGGCCCTCCAGCACTTGTCCGCTGGCCTTGCCCTCTTGGAGGCGCAGGGCCCGTCCGCAACGCTGGTGGAGGTGCTGAACAACCTGGGCCTCGCCCACGAAATGATGGCCGACTACCGCGCAGCCGTCGACGCACAGCGCCGTGCCAGAGAGCAGGCGGAAAGACTCAAACTTCCGGACAAGGTGGCCTTGTGCGAACACTACCTTGCCAACCTTGCCTGGAAAATGGGTGACTATCAGGAAGCCCTGCAGCACAACCGGCGGGCCTTGCAGGCCTTCGAAAAACAGGGCGACTTGTCCCTGCAGGCACTGGCCTTAGCGACCCGGGGCCTCATTCAGCTGAGCATCGGCAACGCACCGCAGGCGTTGCGCGACCAGCACAACGCCTTGGAGATAGCAATTCGCACCGGCGAGCTCCTCGACCAGGCCACCATTCGCAAAAACATCGGGCTGGTGCACGTCACCTTGGGCGAGTATGAAAAGGCGCTGGTGGAATTCACCGCTGCCGCCCACCTCGACAGCACTATCGGTAGGCAACGAGGCCTGTCCTATGACCTGCGCAACATGGGTGCCCTGTTGCTGCAGAAGGGGCAATTGACAGGGGCCGACGAATCGCTGCGGGCAGCCCTGACCCTCAGCAAGGAGGTTGGCGACCGCCGTAACGAAGCGCAATGCCTCTACTACATTGGGGCGGTGCGGCGCGCGCAGCGGAACAGGGAACAGGCTGTCCTTTACCTGGAGCAAGCAGCTGCTCTTGCGCGCTCCCTGTTCGTCCCAGAGGTGGAATGGCGGGCGCTGCACCAATTGGGTCTGTTGCAGCGGGAAGCGCGCCGTCTCGAGGAAAGCCGCGCCAGCCTGCTGCAGGCGGTGCAGGTCGTCGAACAGATGCGCGCGCGCATCAAGGTGGCCGAGCATCAGGCAGGCTTCATCAACGACAAACAAGAGGTCTACGCCGACCTTATCGACCTGCTGATTGAGATGGGCCGTGACGAGGAGGCTTTTGCCATCGCCGAACGAGCTCGCTCACGCGGCTTCTTGGACATGCTCGGCAACCGCCAGCTCGCCTTCGGTGCGCGCACCAGCCAGGAGTTGTACGATGCGCTTACCGGCGTGGAAGCGCAGATGCGCAACGTGCAAGAGGAGATCGCCCGCCTGCGCAGCGTAGAACCAGAACAAGCGAGCGCGGCGCAGAAGGAACGATTGCAACAACTGAGCGCAGAACTGACCAAGCTGCGCAGCACCTATGAGAGCCAGCTGATCAGGCTCAAGGAATCAGATCCTCGCCTGGCAGATATGGTCACCGTCGACCCCTGGCCGCCATCACGTGTGCAGGCGCTGTTGCCCCCAGGCGTGGCCGTGGTGGAGTACTTTGTCGGCAAGGATCGTCTGTTCATCTGGCTGGTGACCAGCGCGACGCTCAAGGCCTGGGCAACACCGCTCGGCCAAGAGGAGCTCTACAAGGAAGTGGGCCAGGTGCGCCAGGCAATCAGCCAGCTCTCCACCGTGAGGCAGCGCAGTGCGCGGCTGTGGCAGGCGCTCATCGCGCCGGCCGCTCCCTCGCTGCAAGGGGTCTCCACTCTGGTCATCATCCCGCACGGGCCTCTGCACTACTTGCCCTTTGCCTGCCTGGTGGACCCGCAGGGCCGGTATCTGATAGAGACTTTTTCCTTGGCAACCGCGCCCAGCGGCACCGTACTGGGCATGTGCATGGAGGGCGGAAGCCGGTTCCTCTCCACGCCACGCCAGGAGTTCCGCGTGCTTGCCTTGGGCAATCCCACACTGCCAGGCCAGCCGCGGCCCCTCCCCATGGCAGCCAAGGAGGTGGAGAGCATCTCCCGGAGTTTTGCCAAGGTGGACAAGTTCCTCGGCACCTCTGCCACCGAGACGGTGGTGAAAGCTGCTCAGAGCCCGTACGATGTCTACCTCTTCTCCTGCCACGGCGAATACGATTCCGCCAACCCTCTGTTTTCGTCACTCCTGCTGGCGCCCGACAAGGAGAACGACGGGCGGCTCGAGGCACGGGAGGTCTTCTCCTTGCGCCTGGAGAGCTATCTGGTGGCCATGAGTGCCTGCGAGACGGCGCTGAGTTCCATTGCCGGTGGCGATGAGATCATTGGCCTCACGCGCAGTTTCGTCTTCGCCGGGGCCTCTTCGTTGTTCGCCAGCCTGTGGAAAGTCGATGACTTGGCCACTGCGGTCATGGTGAAGCGCTTTGTGCGGTACTTGGCGGAGGGCGAAAGCAGAGCCCGGGCGCTGCAGCGCGCCCAACTGCTCGTGATGAGCGAGGTCAATGCCCATCCGGCCTACTGGGCAGCGTTCCAGTTGATAGGGGACTTCCGGTGA
- the dgt gene encoding dNTP triphosphohydrolase → MDREPSQVMAHGVTIRSRLQLQAIEERVLAPYAARSSQGETTRLHPEEPHPYRTAFQRDRDRLVHSRAFRRLKHKRQVFLTDEGDHYRTRLTHTLEVSQLSRTLAKALGLNEELVEAIALGHDLGHTPFGHIGEVVLGKIMAGEDTLDGLLTSGPLGGFKHNYQSLRVVDYIERKYARPGLNLTAPVREGILKHTRLQEGIDYPNFQSEGLSLEQEVAGTLEGQVVAICDEIAQHTHDLEDGIRAGFVALEQVRKVGIVQRLEHEHRIDALCERDPFLYRNLLIKALIDALISDLLHTTVRNLERIRRKGPFPKRFTQVVVHFGEELEPLHRELDEFVDEEIIYHASIYRADDVAVRTIRELFKFYLRFPSQLPEYVLGRISCRENRAQLVRAICDHIAGMSDNYAQTELTRVEQIVRNMDESRPQGAASDQELA, encoded by the coding sequence ATGGATAGAGAACCGTCGCAAGTCATGGCGCATGGCGTAACCATCCGGTCTCGCCTGCAATTGCAGGCAATCGAGGAACGTGTGCTTGCCCCTTATGCGGCGCGCTCATCGCAAGGAGAAACGACCCGCTTGCACCCGGAAGAGCCGCATCCTTATCGCACCGCCTTCCAGCGTGATCGCGACCGGCTGGTGCACTCCCGTGCCTTCCGGCGGCTGAAGCACAAGCGCCAAGTGTTCCTCACCGACGAGGGCGACCACTACCGCACGCGCCTCACGCACACGCTAGAGGTCTCACAGTTGTCGCGCACCTTAGCCAAGGCGCTGGGGCTCAACGAAGAGCTGGTGGAGGCGATCGCTCTTGGCCACGACCTTGGCCACACCCCCTTCGGCCATATAGGCGAAGTGGTCTTGGGCAAGATCATGGCCGGCGAAGACACGCTGGACGGCCTCCTGACCTCGGGACCCTTAGGTGGCTTCAAGCACAACTACCAGAGCCTGCGCGTGGTGGACTACATCGAACGCAAGTACGCGCGCCCCGGGCTGAACCTGACCGCACCGGTGCGCGAAGGCATTCTCAAGCACACGCGACTGCAAGAGGGGATAGACTACCCCAACTTTCAGAGCGAGGGCCTCTCCCTGGAGCAGGAGGTGGCCGGCACCTTGGAGGGACAGGTAGTTGCCATCTGCGACGAGATCGCGCAACACACTCATGACCTGGAAGACGGCATCCGCGCCGGCTTTGTCGCGCTCGAGCAGGTGCGCAAGGTGGGCATTGTCCAACGCCTGGAGCACGAGCACCGCATCGACGCGCTGTGCGAACGCGACCCCTTCCTCTACCGTAACCTGCTCATCAAAGCCCTGATCGATGCCCTCATCTCCGACCTCCTGCACACTACCGTCCGAAACTTGGAGCGCATAAGGAGGAAGGGGCCTTTTCCCAAACGCTTCACGCAGGTGGTCGTGCACTTTGGCGAGGAGTTGGAGCCGCTCCACCGCGAACTCGATGAGTTTGTCGACGAAGAGATCATCTATCACGCCTCCATCTATCGGGCCGACGATGTGGCGGTGCGCACCATCCGCGAACTGTTCAAGTTCTACCTTCGCTTTCCGTCGCAACTACCTGAGTATGTGCTGGGCCGCATCTCCTGTCGGGAGAATCGAGCGCAATTGGTGCGCGCAATCTGTGACCACATCGCGGGAATGAGTGACAACTACGCCCAGACGGAATTGACCCGCGTGGAACAGATCGTGCGCAACATGGACGAGAGCCGCCCGCAAGGAGCCGCCAGCGACCAGGAGCTCGCGTGA
- a CDS encoding ATP-binding cassette domain-containing protein: MRLTLDNVSYRYRQAGPASRLALDGVSLEIKECEFVALVGPSGSGKTTLIQHFTGLLRPSAGRVLVDGQELPERGPALTALRRRIGLVFQSPELQLFEETVFEDVAFGPRRLGLPEQEIAARVDWALRAMGLDPAAFASRSPHRLSEGEKRRVAVAGVLAMDPEMLVLDEPTAGMDPASVRRIADILENLHREGKTIVLVSHNIDLVYRLAQRVIVLVAGRMVLDCPKEELVAHEALLVRHGLALPRLLRVLRRNPPPLPIDLRQLLSVEAVEQALQNLK, translated from the coding sequence GTGAGGCTGACCCTCGACAACGTCTCCTACCGCTACCGCCAGGCAGGACCCGCTAGCCGCTTGGCACTTGACGGCGTGAGCCTTGAAATCAAGGAGTGCGAGTTTGTCGCCTTGGTGGGGCCGAGTGGCTCAGGCAAGACCACCCTCATCCAGCACTTCACTGGCCTGCTCCGCCCAAGCGCCGGACGTGTACTGGTGGATGGCCAAGAGCTCCCCGAGCGTGGGCCTGCCCTGACCGCCTTGCGTCGGCGCATCGGGCTGGTATTCCAATCTCCGGAGCTGCAACTTTTCGAGGAAACGGTTTTCGAGGACGTGGCCTTTGGGCCGCGCAGACTGGGTCTGCCGGAACAGGAAATTGCGGCGCGCGTGGACTGGGCCCTGCGAGCAATGGGCCTTGACCCCGCAGCATTTGCCTCGCGCTCCCCTCACCGGCTGAGTGAAGGGGAGAAACGCCGGGTAGCAGTGGCCGGTGTGCTGGCGATGGACCCGGAGATGCTTGTCTTGGACGAACCCACCGCCGGCATGGACCCGGCAAGCGTACGGAGAATTGCCGACATTCTCGAGAATCTGCACCGGGAGGGTAAAACCATCGTCCTTGTGTCCCACAATATCGACTTGGTCTACCGCCTGGCGCAGCGGGTGATCGTCCTTGTGGCAGGGCGGATGGTGCTCGACTGCCCAAAAGAAGAGCTCGTCGCCCACGAGGCCCTCCTCGTGCGCCATGGCTTGGCATTGCCACGTCTGTTGCGCGTGCTGCGAAGAAACCCGCCGCCGCTGCCAATTGACCTGCGCCAGCTTCTCTCGGTGGAGGCAGTGGAGCAAGCGCTGCAGAACTTGAAGTGA